From Triticum aestivum cultivar Chinese Spring chromosome 4A, IWGSC CS RefSeq v2.1, whole genome shotgun sequence, a single genomic window includes:
- the LOC123085094 gene encoding 7-methyl-GTP pyrophosphatase, with protein MAASSALRLILGSSSASRRQILAEMGYQFKLLSADIDEKEIRKEKPEELVVALAHAKADAILDKMRNNGMMKEIVDSQETTLLITADQVVIHDGVIREKPTTPEEARKFIQGYSQSHAATIGSVLVTNVKTGTRREGWDKSEVYFHKIPNEVVESLIEEGNVFYVAGGLLVEHPLTSPLVEAIVGTIDSVMGLPKALTEQLIKDSLQEP; from the exons ATGGCCGCCTCTTCTGCTCTCAGA CTGATTCTCGGCTCCTCGTCGGCGTCGCGCCGCCAGATTCTGGCCGAGATGGGGTACCAGTTCAAATTACTT AGCGCGGACATTGACGAGAAGGAGATCAGGAAGGAGAAGCCAGAGGAGCTGGTGGTCGCCTTGGCTCACGCGAAA GCAGATGCAATATTGGATAAGATGCGGAACAATGGGATGATGAAAGAGATTGTTGACTCTCAAGAGACTACCTTATTGATCACTGCTGACCAA GTTGTGATTCATGATGGAGTTATTCGAGAAAAACCTACCACTCCAGAGGAGGCACGTAAATTCATCCAAG GATATTCCCAAAGCCATGCTGCGACAATTGGATCTGTGCTTGTTACAAATGTGAAGACCGGAACTAGAAGGGAAGGATGGGATAAATCTGAA GTTTATTTCCACAAGATACCCAATGAAGTTGTTGAGAGCTTG ATTGAGGAGGGCAATGTCTTCTACGTTGCTGGAGGCCTTCTAGTAGAGCATCCACTGACTTCACCTCTCGTGGAAGCCATT GTCGGTACAATTGATAGCGTAATGGGGCTTCCTAAAGCTCTCACGGAGCAGCTCATCAAGGATTCCCTCCAAGAGCCGTAG